From the Excalfactoria chinensis isolate bCotChi1 chromosome 1, bCotChi1.hap2, whole genome shotgun sequence genome, one window contains:
- the PRMT8 gene encoding protein arginine N-methyltransferase 8 isoform X2 codes for MAKLLSPEEMTSRDYYFDSYAHFGIHEEMLKDEVRTLTYRNSMYHNKHVFKDKIVLDVGSGTGILSMFAAKAGAKKVYGIECSSISDYSEKIIKANHLDNIITIFKGKVEEVELPVDKVDIIISEWMGYCLFYESMLNTVIFARDKWLKPGGLMFPDRAALYVVAIEDRQYKDFKIHWWENVYGFDMTCIRDVAMKEPLVDIVDPKQVVTNACLIKEVDIYTVKTEELAFTSAFCLQIQRNDYIHALVTYFNIEFTKCHKKMGFSTAPDAPYTHWKQTVFYLEDYLTVRRGEEIYGTISMKPNAKNVRDLDFTVDLDFKGQLCEASVSNDYKMR; via the exons ATGGCAAAGCTCCTCAGTCCAGAAGAGATGACATCCAGGGATTATTACTTTGATTCCTATGCTCACTTTGGAATTCATGag GAAATGTTAAAGGATGAAGTGCGTACATTAACTTACAGAAACTCAATGTATCACaataaacatgtttttaaagataAGATTGTCCTTGATGTTGGAAGTGGCACAGGAATCCTCTCCATGTTCGCTGCAAAGGCAGGAGCCAAGAAAGTATATGGG attGAATGTTCAAGTATATCTGACTACTCTGAAAAAATTATCAAGGCCAACCACTTGGACAATA taatcaCAATATTTAAAGGTAAAGTGGAAGAAGTTGAATTACCTGTGGATAAAGTTGACATCATTATCAGCGAGTGGATGGGTTATTGTCTTTTCTATGAGTCAATGTTAAACACAGTCATCTTCGCACGAGATAAATGGCTG AAACCAGGAGGGCTAATGTTTCCAGACCGAGCTGCTTTGTACGTGGTAGCAATTGAAGACAGGCAGTACAAGGACTTCAAAATTCACT GGTGGGAGAACGTGTACGGCTTTGACATGACCTGTATTAGGGATGTTGCCATGAAGGAGCCTTTGGTGGACATAGTAGATCCAAAGCAAGTGGTGACCAATGCCTGTTTAATAAAG GAAGTAGATATTTATACAGTGAAGACTGAAGAACTGGCATTTACTTCAGCATTCTGCCTCCAAATTCAGCGTAATGATTACATTCATGCATTGGTCACATATTTTAATATTGAATTTACAAAGTGCCACAAGAAGATGGGATTTTCTACAG CACCCGATGCTCCCTATACTCACTGGAAGCAAACTGTTTTCTACTTAGAGGACTATTTAACTGTGAGACGAGGAGAAGAAATCTATGGGACAATATCCATGAAACCAAATGCAAAAAATGTG CGCGACCTGGATTTCACCGTAGACTTGGATTTTAAAGGACAGCTATGTGAAGCATCAGTATCTAATGACTACAAAATGCGCTAG
- the PRMT8 gene encoding protein arginine N-methyltransferase 8 isoform X1: MGMKHSSRCLLLRRKMAENSAESTEVCPVPSQTPQSTVVPKPVQSVIHVPLQPGCPGRGKMAKLLSPEEMTSRDYYFDSYAHFGIHEEMLKDEVRTLTYRNSMYHNKHVFKDKIVLDVGSGTGILSMFAAKAGAKKVYGIECSSISDYSEKIIKANHLDNIITIFKGKVEEVELPVDKVDIIISEWMGYCLFYESMLNTVIFARDKWLKPGGLMFPDRAALYVVAIEDRQYKDFKIHWWENVYGFDMTCIRDVAMKEPLVDIVDPKQVVTNACLIKEVDIYTVKTEELAFTSAFCLQIQRNDYIHALVTYFNIEFTKCHKKMGFSTAPDAPYTHWKQTVFYLEDYLTVRRGEEIYGTISMKPNAKNVRDLDFTVDLDFKGQLCEASVSNDYKMR, from the exons GTCTGCCCTGTCCCATCCCAGACTCCTCAGTCTACTGTTGTTCCAAAGCCAGTTCAGTCTGTCATACATGTCCCATTGCAACCAGGCTGTCCAGGCCGAGGCAAAATGGCAAAGCTCCTCAGTCCAGAAGAGATGACATCCAGGGATTATTACTTTGATTCCTATGCTCACTTTGGAATTCATGag GAAATGTTAAAGGATGAAGTGCGTACATTAACTTACAGAAACTCAATGTATCACaataaacatgtttttaaagataAGATTGTCCTTGATGTTGGAAGTGGCACAGGAATCCTCTCCATGTTCGCTGCAAAGGCAGGAGCCAAGAAAGTATATGGG attGAATGTTCAAGTATATCTGACTACTCTGAAAAAATTATCAAGGCCAACCACTTGGACAATA taatcaCAATATTTAAAGGTAAAGTGGAAGAAGTTGAATTACCTGTGGATAAAGTTGACATCATTATCAGCGAGTGGATGGGTTATTGTCTTTTCTATGAGTCAATGTTAAACACAGTCATCTTCGCACGAGATAAATGGCTG AAACCAGGAGGGCTAATGTTTCCAGACCGAGCTGCTTTGTACGTGGTAGCAATTGAAGACAGGCAGTACAAGGACTTCAAAATTCACT GGTGGGAGAACGTGTACGGCTTTGACATGACCTGTATTAGGGATGTTGCCATGAAGGAGCCTTTGGTGGACATAGTAGATCCAAAGCAAGTGGTGACCAATGCCTGTTTAATAAAG GAAGTAGATATTTATACAGTGAAGACTGAAGAACTGGCATTTACTTCAGCATTCTGCCTCCAAATTCAGCGTAATGATTACATTCATGCATTGGTCACATATTTTAATATTGAATTTACAAAGTGCCACAAGAAGATGGGATTTTCTACAG CACCCGATGCTCCCTATACTCACTGGAAGCAAACTGTTTTCTACTTAGAGGACTATTTAACTGTGAGACGAGGAGAAGAAATCTATGGGACAATATCCATGAAACCAAATGCAAAAAATGTG CGCGACCTGGATTTCACCGTAGACTTGGATTTTAAAGGACAGCTATGTGAAGCATCAGTATCTAATGACTACAAAATGCGCTAG
- the PRMT8 gene encoding protein arginine N-methyltransferase 8 isoform X3, translated as MGMKHSSRCLLLRRKMAENSAESTEEMLKDEVRTLTYRNSMYHNKHVFKDKIVLDVGSGTGILSMFAAKAGAKKVYGIECSSISDYSEKIIKANHLDNIITIFKGKVEEVELPVDKVDIIISEWMGYCLFYESMLNTVIFARDKWLKPGGLMFPDRAALYVVAIEDRQYKDFKIHWWENVYGFDMTCIRDVAMKEPLVDIVDPKQVVTNACLIKEVDIYTVKTEELAFTSAFCLQIQRNDYIHALVTYFNIEFTKCHKKMGFSTAPDAPYTHWKQTVFYLEDYLTVRRGEEIYGTISMKPNAKNVRDLDFTVDLDFKGQLCEASVSNDYKMR; from the exons GAAATGTTAAAGGATGAAGTGCGTACATTAACTTACAGAAACTCAATGTATCACaataaacatgtttttaaagataAGATTGTCCTTGATGTTGGAAGTGGCACAGGAATCCTCTCCATGTTCGCTGCAAAGGCAGGAGCCAAGAAAGTATATGGG attGAATGTTCAAGTATATCTGACTACTCTGAAAAAATTATCAAGGCCAACCACTTGGACAATA taatcaCAATATTTAAAGGTAAAGTGGAAGAAGTTGAATTACCTGTGGATAAAGTTGACATCATTATCAGCGAGTGGATGGGTTATTGTCTTTTCTATGAGTCAATGTTAAACACAGTCATCTTCGCACGAGATAAATGGCTG AAACCAGGAGGGCTAATGTTTCCAGACCGAGCTGCTTTGTACGTGGTAGCAATTGAAGACAGGCAGTACAAGGACTTCAAAATTCACT GGTGGGAGAACGTGTACGGCTTTGACATGACCTGTATTAGGGATGTTGCCATGAAGGAGCCTTTGGTGGACATAGTAGATCCAAAGCAAGTGGTGACCAATGCCTGTTTAATAAAG GAAGTAGATATTTATACAGTGAAGACTGAAGAACTGGCATTTACTTCAGCATTCTGCCTCCAAATTCAGCGTAATGATTACATTCATGCATTGGTCACATATTTTAATATTGAATTTACAAAGTGCCACAAGAAGATGGGATTTTCTACAG CACCCGATGCTCCCTATACTCACTGGAAGCAAACTGTTTTCTACTTAGAGGACTATTTAACTGTGAGACGAGGAGAAGAAATCTATGGGACAATATCCATGAAACCAAATGCAAAAAATGTG CGCGACCTGGATTTCACCGTAGACTTGGATTTTAAAGGACAGCTATGTGAAGCATCAGTATCTAATGACTACAAAATGCGCTAG